One Paenibacillus riograndensis SBR5 DNA segment encodes these proteins:
- a CDS encoding glycosyltransferase, which produces MKQLRILNVYKWATMGGVERVFLNRAHAFKEYNSPVIYDIYFMYDSGGLSQFKDYIKRNALGSFIQVVDTIDEAKYDFIFSVDTPEIFDMVNSNQKVFIECHTAYKDNRAYIRRLPQNIAGIIVPSNHFRNILIKEVTNNYTDRVFKISNAVIAPTNKSEHFEQIWNKKPMLYLGRMDKLKNVEEVIEIFSYYKQNIDDDMILVLVGHVIKHELDLISLLEKYQVRGRTIIMPPIAFENVHKIFEMVRNHRGIFISSSTQETFGLSAAEAICSDIPVILSDIVAHNELVSGDNEFLYTIGNIEEAVSKLAEVNRHYKDYQTTLKNHQSKLQYNQFIEDWNNLMSGKLYG; this is translated from the coding sequence ATGAAACAGCTAAGAATTCTTAATGTATATAAATGGGCAACAATGGGCGGAGTGGAAAGAGTATTTCTGAATAGAGCTCATGCGTTTAAAGAATACAATAGTCCCGTTATATATGATATTTATTTTATGTATGATAGTGGTGGATTATCACAATTTAAAGATTATATTAAGAGAAATGCGTTAGGTAGTTTTATTCAAGTGGTTGATACAATTGATGAAGCAAAATACGATTTTATTTTCTCAGTTGATACACCCGAAATTTTTGACATGGTTAATTCGAATCAAAAAGTGTTTATAGAATGCCACACTGCATATAAAGATAATCGAGCATATATTCGTAGATTACCTCAAAATATTGCAGGTATCATTGTTCCAAGCAATCATTTCAGAAATATTTTAATAAAAGAGGTTACTAACAATTATACAGATAGAGTCTTCAAAATTTCTAATGCTGTGATTGCACCTACAAATAAAAGTGAGCATTTCGAACAGATATGGAATAAAAAACCGATGCTCTATTTGGGAAGAATGGACAAACTTAAGAATGTAGAAGAGGTTATAGAAATTTTTTCTTATTATAAGCAGAATATTGATGATGACATGATTCTGGTACTTGTTGGCCACGTAATTAAACATGAATTAGATTTAATTTCATTACTGGAAAAATATCAAGTTAGGGGAAGAACTATTATTATGCCCCCTATTGCTTTTGAAAATGTTCATAAAATCTTTGAAATGGTTAGAAATCATAGAGGGATATTTATATCTTCATCAACTCAAGAAACTTTTGGACTTTCTGCTGCAGAAGCGATATGCAGTGATATACCAGTGATATTATCAGACATAGTGGCTCATAATGAACTTGTTTCAGGTGATAATGAATTTTTGTACACAATCGGAAATATAGAAGAAGCGGTATCTAAGTTAGCAGAAGTTAATAGGCATTATAAAGATTATCAAACAACACTAAAAAACCACCAATCTAAACTGCAATATAATCAATTCATAGAGGATTGGAATAATCTTATGAGCGGTAAGCTATATGGTTAA